The Drosophila sechellia strain sech25 chromosome 2R, ASM438219v1, whole genome shotgun sequence nucleotide sequence GTCGTAGCGGGTGCCCAACTTGACATTTGGCAGGATCTTTGAGAATACATCGCGGTTAGCCATGAACAATCACAATTACATGCTATTAAAGGCCCGGAAGCTATTGCTTATCTTACAAAGTCgggaaaacacaaaaattggCAAGCGACACAAAAATTGTCAACAACATTGGCTAAAATGTGTGATTTTTCGGCAATTACCTTGCGTTCACACCAATCGGTCCATTTGAATTGCCCCCGCATACGGTCACACTGCTGCCGGTCACCGCATTTTTTGGACTTTTTGAAGAGGTGGTGTTTGCATTGAAAGATGAATTACTACGTCTGTCTGCACCAGGAGGGTGTTAGTAGTATACCCAAGTTTATCGAAAAGGCCTTCGCAAACAACTATAATGCAGTGTCCACCTCTATTAACGCCAATATGTTGCCCTTCGAAGCACACGAATCGGATCCCACATATCCGGCCACAATTTTGAGCGCCAGCGACTGGAATTCCAAGGTGGTATTTACCTTGTCCGACGTGAATGTGGACTCGCCGAATGCCAAACTGCGCGAACACGCAAAGGAGGTACTTATGCGGGACGTGACCTGGGCGGAGCACCTGCAGAATATGGGCAATGTGATGGTACGACTGCGCGGTCCGGAAAACGAGAATCTAGCCTCCATCGTGCTGGCCAAAACAAAGGGTAGGCATCTAAATTAAGAAGTGGATTCTCAAATTTGTTATTAGATGATTTTCCTTTAGGGCGATGGTTAATCCAAGTGCCCATCACCAATCCAGAGCTGGCCACATTCGAGCACCGAAAGGATGCCACCGCCGAGGAGGTGTCTGAAACGGAATCCAATGACCCGTGGAACTGGTGGAATAACCTGCGCATGGTCACCAAACACAGCACCAAATTGAAAGTTGTGGTAGAGCTAAACGATGCGGATCGACCCTGCAAGGAAACAGTGCGTCGCTGGTTGGGCGAACCCATCGAGGCAATCATCATTCCATCGTCCCTGTTCGTCAGGAACCGCTCCAACTACTGTGTGCTGAAGAAGGAGTGGCAGATCATCGTCGGGCACTTCATCTCGGTGCGAGCCAACATCATCATCTCCACGAACCCCAACGATAAGGCTTTGTGCCAGTACGCGGATTACGTTAATAAGCTAATTAATGAGAATTGCGACAAGCACGCGCTAAAAAGGTTGGTTCAATGCATTAGATTCGTGAATTATCCAATATAAATTGTTCCATTAGCTATGAAAACATGCTGGAAATTCCACTGCAGCCTCTTTGCGAAAATCTGGACTCGTATACCTATGAGGTATTCGAAAACGATCCTGTTAAGTACAGACTCTACCAGGATGCCGTACAGGCGGCCTTGTTGGATCGAGTGAGCGCTGCGGAGGCTAAAACGAAACTGGTAAGGTGCTCTTCTCCACCTATAAGATATATATTAACATTTGTATGTTCAAACCTACAGACAGTTGTAATGCTACTGGGTGGAGGACGAGGTCCTTTAGCGAGGGCTGTATTCAATGCTGCCGAGTTGTCGAAGCGCAAAGTTCGCCTATACATCATCGAAAAAAATCCCAATGCCATTCGTACCCTCTCCAATATGGTTAAGATGCTTTGGGCCGATAAGGGTAAGAATGACAAAAATAACTTCCATGAACCAGTCCTAATCCGGAACATATTCTTCAGATGTTCACATTTTTTCGAAGGACATGCGAGACTTTTCCCCTCCAGAGCTGGCAGACATCATGGTTTCGGAGTTACTTGGTTCCTTTGGCGATAATGAACTTTCGCCCGAGTGCCTTGATGGTGCACTGAAACTGCTCAAACCGGATGGAATCAGCATACCCTACAAATCCACCTCCTACATTAATCCACTGATGTCAACAGTGCTGCACCAAAATGTCTGCCAAGCGTTACCAACCGAGTCTGCCTTCGACTACGGCTATGTGTCGCTGCTAAAGAATATTTACCATATTGATGAGCCGCAGGCTCTGTTTGATTTCGAACATCCTAATCGAGCggaaaatattgacaataccCGCTGCAAGGCGATTTCATTTCAAGTCAAAAAAGATTGTGTGCTGCACGGAATCGGCGGATACTTTGATACCCATTTGTACAAGGACATCTGCCTGAGCATCAATCCGCTGACCCATACGCCTGGCATGTTCTCCTGGTTCCCCATGTTCTTCCCAACGGTAAGTGTGAAGTGATTAGTTTGCCTTTGATAACTGCTACATTAATATATACTTTTACTACTCAGCGTCCACGAACTCTGAGGGAGGGACAGACTATATCCATCAAGTTTTGGCGATGCGTGGATGCAACCAAAGTGTGGTACGAATGGCAGGTGGTCAATTCTCCAGACGATTGGGAGCACCATAACACAGGCGGGACAGGTTACAACATGCGATTGTAACAGCAGACGATGTAACAACAACCAATAGCCAAATAATtgtcaaattttttttgaattgCAAATAGAATCAAACTAAAGAGACCTTAATTTGTCTGCGACTTTTATTTAGGTTTATGTTTGAAAAGTTTATAAATACTCTTAACGTATATAGATGTCCTTACATATCTgtgggttttattattttcggTTTGTAAAATTTAGTTAATTTCCGGTTtcctttcatttatttaattaaattatatgtatgtatatttaaagCGCTGCACATGATCGCGACACATCTCATCTAAGCGAAGGCAATTATCAGTTATGTTAAGTATGTATAACGTAATccatttagtttagtttaaaGCGGAGCTGAACTGGGCGGCGACAGGTGGTGATTGGATCTACGAGTTGACAGGATTAACCTGGGCCAGCGGGGATGGTCCGCCAACGGCGCCACCACCACGAATGGCAATTGCACCCTGGCCGGAGCGGATCGGCTTGGCGATCTGTGCCTGTGGGCCACGTCTGCCCAGGTGCTTCTGTCGCACCGCCTCCTTGATGCGGTCCACCTCGTATTGGTAGCGCTTGCGATCCCGCATTGCGCCCTCCTTCGCTTCCTTGAGCGCTGTTTCCAGAGCCTTCACCCGCTCCATGGTACAGCGTAGACGCTTCTCCAGCTTGGGCAGCTCGCACCGCAGATCGGCGTTGTCCCGCACCAACTGCTTGTGCACCTTGGTCAGCTGGTCGAGGTTGTTCTCCAAGAAGGAAATCTTCTGCTTCTGCGCGAGTGATCCACCGTCCTCCTCGCTTTCCTCGTTTACGACATTCTTTCGGATT carries:
- the LOC6609412 gene encoding protein arginine N-methyltransferase 5 isoform X2 produces the protein MNYYVCLHQEGVSSIPKFIEKAFANNYNAVSTSINANMLPFEAHESDPTYPATILSASDWNSKVVFTLSDVNVDSPNAKLREHAKEVLMRDVTWAEHLQNMGNVMVRLRGPENENLASIVLAKTKGRWLIQVPITNPELATFEHRKDATAEEVSETESNDPWNWWNNLRMVTKHSTKLKVVVELNDADRPCKETVRRWLGEPIEAIIIPSSLFVRNRSNYCVLKKEWQIIVGHFISVRANIIISTNPNDKALCQYADYVNKLINENCDKHALKSYENMLEIPLQPLCENLDSYTYEVFENDPVKYRLYQDAVQAALLDRVSAAEAKTKLTVVMLLGGGRGPLARAVFNAAELSKRKVRLYIIEKNPNAIRTLSNMVKMLWADKDVHIFSKDMRDFSPPELADIMVSELLGSFGDNELSPECLDGALKLLKPDGISIPYKSTSYINPLMSTVLHQNVCQALPTESAFDYGYVSLLKNIYHIDEPQALFDFEHPNRAENIDNTRCKAISFQVKKDCVLHGIGGYFDTHLYKDICLSINPLTHTPGMFSWFPMFFPTRPRTLREGQTISIKFWRCVDATKVWYEWQVVNSPDDWEHHNTGGTGYNMRL
- the LOC6609412 gene encoding protein arginine N-methyltransferase 5 isoform X1 — its product is MNYYVCLHQEGVSSIPKFIEKAFANNYNAVSTSINANMLPFEAHESDPTYPATILSASDWNSKVVFTLSDVNVDSPNAKLREHAKEVLMRDVTWAEHLQNMGNVMVRLRGPENENLASIVLAKTKDDFPLGRWLIQVPITNPELATFEHRKDATAEEVSETESNDPWNWWNNLRMVTKHSTKLKVVVELNDADRPCKETVRRWLGEPIEAIIIPSSLFVRNRSNYCVLKKEWQIIVGHFISVRANIIISTNPNDKALCQYADYVNKLINENCDKHALKSYENMLEIPLQPLCENLDSYTYEVFENDPVKYRLYQDAVQAALLDRVSAAEAKTKLTVVMLLGGGRGPLARAVFNAAELSKRKVRLYIIEKNPNAIRTLSNMVKMLWADKDVHIFSKDMRDFSPPELADIMVSELLGSFGDNELSPECLDGALKLLKPDGISIPYKSTSYINPLMSTVLHQNVCQALPTESAFDYGYVSLLKNIYHIDEPQALFDFEHPNRAENIDNTRCKAISFQVKKDCVLHGIGGYFDTHLYKDICLSINPLTHTPGMFSWFPMFFPTRPRTLREGQTISIKFWRCVDATKVWYEWQVVNSPDDWEHHNTGGTGYNMRL